A portion of the Pseudorasbora parva isolate DD20220531a chromosome 1, ASM2467924v1, whole genome shotgun sequence genome contains these proteins:
- the pop7 gene encoding ribonuclease P protein subunit p20 — translation MAEPRSPVSASVPHNPLVLPAPEGSTLEMDPMEYTLRKRLPRKLPKRRNDVYVNMKTDFKAQLARCQKLLDAHREICIHGLGLAINRAINIALQLQASSQGALQLAANTSTVELIDDLEPEDPDEAAEPLTRTRNNSAIHIKVFYPNP, via the coding sequence ATGGCCGAGCCACGCAGCCCAGTGTCCGCTTCTGTGCCCCACAATCCATTGGTGCTGCCGGCCCCAGAGGGCTCTACTCTTGAGATGGACCCGATGGAGTACACCCTCCGCAAGCGTTTGCCCCGCAAGCTGCCCAAGCGACGGAACGACGTCTACGTCAATATGAAAACAGACTTCAAGGCCCAGCTGGCGAGATGTCAGAAACTTCTGGACGCTCATCGGGAAATCTGCATCCACGGTCTGGGACTGGCTATCAACCGGGCCATTAACATCGCCCTACAGCTTCAGGCGTCCAGCCAGGGTGCGCTTCAGCTGGCCGCCAACACGTCCACCGTAGAGCTCATCGACGACCTAGAGCCCGAGGATCCGGATGAAGCCGCAGAGCCGCTTACACGCACCCGTAATAACTCGGCCATCCACATCAAGGTGTTTTATCCCAACCCGTAG